CAGCTCTCCAGTCCGATTCATTACCGACCTCACTTCCGAAGCCTTGCAGCAATAATATTCTTCATCGTTTCAAGGATTTGCAAATGCATTAGTAGAAATCTATAAGTTCCACTTCTGAATTTAATTTCTTACATTGATATCAGAACAAAGTTCGATTATTTTCTGGCCTGCTTAAATGCTGTGTGCATGATTAAATTTGCTCCGAATTGCCATATATTTATTTGATGGAATTTCGATACCACTAATGCCATGTCACTGTGTACATTGCATTAGGCTATGAAATTTTACATGAAAGAAGTCTACGACATGTTGATTAAATTTAGTATAATTGATATGAAATGAAAGTAAATGGCATGAGATATAAGCAGTTTAACATTCTAGAACAGAAAGTTTTTGGTGCAATTTGGTTATGTATATTACTTTTCTTTAATTAAATCTGATAACATTCATGTTACTAGATTTATTTTGACATATGGCtccttattttattatttaattaatctgACGTGATATTTGAAAATCCAAATGCATTCTACCCCTACACATAAAGTATTAAAATAATCTGAGCACTGTGATTTGCACCATGTCCCATACCCAAATTTTTACTGTGAATGTATGGAATGGTACATCGATACCAACACATGGTATCTCCTTGTACTTGTTCTGGGACTTTAAAATTTGCTCACAGAGAATGCATACAGAGGTGGTGTGATGAAAGGAGCACTATTTATGAGTTTTGTCTTCTGACATTTGAACCTGGTCACACTATGCCACcccagaaggcattggttgaggTCCCTGTTACAATCATCGGAAGCTTGGAGGTCCCTAGGCTAAATTATGATCCTGAAACCTAAAGAGAGACTTAGGCATTTGAAAATGAATAGTTTTTTAGGGCCTAAAAATGAGTTCACgtctcatttaaaaaaaaaagatttaaacaCATAATTCCAGTAACTCTTTAGAACTGTACATTAACGACTGTAGAAGTGACTTTGCATCATTATGGTGTATGCTCTATGTTTTGTTCATGAGATGCATGGCCATctctgataaaaatatttttccttcaTGTGTTGTAGGAAAAATAGCAAGGCGACCACTTGTAATCAGGATGCTAAGAGTCATTAGAACTATGGCTCAAAGAGAATAAGTCAAGGAGATGATATTTGAATTGCATCATTATTGTATGAGACTTGGGCATGATGTGCTCACTCACATCAAGATCATGAACAAGATGATCAAGGAGCTCATTCATGCTGACTATTTCATGAGTTAATCATTAAGGATCATCACTTTGTGTACCATGATGAATGAGTATTGGTCCTCTCTTCTCATAGATATCTATCTTAGGAAAGATATCACTACATACGCTCAAGTTGTCAGAGCATTAGTTAAAAAAGTTCATGATATTGAGGGCTACGAGGACTACTTTATACTCGATAAGCTCTAGCTTCCGAGTCCATCAAGATACAAACTTAGGAATGCCGTGGGTCCAAGGAACAATCATGAGAGTGCTCAATGACGTGGAGGAGATGATCCCGAGGAGACATAGAGTTATTAGGTGGCAGCACTAATATTTTGTTTAAAGATTAAGTCTTTGGAATCATATGTGTTAAATAGCTTATGTAGCTATGTATGTAAGACTCTTTGTTTCTAGTTTCAATTTGTCCTAATTATTATGTGTTATTATATATGCACGTTTAATTTTTCTATGAATGCAATATTTATTAGCATGCTTTTTATTGCATATTTATTAATTGTTAGAGAACATTACAATGATCGGGAGTTCTCATGCAAATGATTGTGATATTTAAAATACTAAATGCACAAGAACCAAAATTTTGCATTATGAAACTAAATTAATGATGATTGGACATTTGGTTCATAGACGATGATTGTAAACTTAGTGAACTTTCGACTTCATGCCTTATGTTAGTTTATCATCAATTTTGTTTGCATTTTGGTAAAATAAATATGTGTTATACTGGGCATTAAGTAGTACATTGTCTCTTTGTATAATTTGAACTTACAGATggcatcaaaaaatattatcgCTGACTTTAACAAGGACGAAAAACTGAACGGCGAGGACTACAATATATCAAGCTTCAAGATTAGATATGTTCTTGAAGAGCAAGAGGTTCTCGAGGCTGTTAATCATGTATTGGCTGACCCCGGTGAGGGTACTTCAACTCAGCACAGGCGTGCCACAGAAACTTACCAGACTTGGAAGAAAGTAGATGCTATTGCTCGAGGCATCTTGGTAAGCTCAATGAATTATGACCTTGCTTTTGAATACAAGGATTATGGCACAGCATATGGCTGTGGGTAGCCTTAAAAGAGAAATATGGAGGCACCACTGTGTCAAAGCTGAGATAGCTGACCATCAAGTTTGATACTTATAAGATGTGCTTCAATCATATAGTGAAGCAACAACTGAGAGAGATGTCAAATATGATTAGAGAGCTGAAGTCAGTTGATCACATCCTCACTGATGAACAGCAAGTACAAGCTATGATCGCTTTCCTACTAGAATCGTGGGAGCATATGAAGGTAAACTTGACTCACAATGAAATTATCAGGACTTTCGCTAATGCTGCCCGACACGTTGAGTTAGAAGATGAGTGGTTTGGTGCTGTGAAGCTTCTTGGGCAGGCTTATGTAGTCGAGTCGAGCTCTTACAAAGCTTCTAGTTCAAAGTGAAAAAGGTTCTAGatcaaaaaagataaagaaaaggataCCGGCCCTAGACCTAAGAGAAACAAATCCAATCGTAATAAGAAAAAGCGGTTTGAAAAGAAGAGGGACAAGAGTAAGCAAAAGTAATACAACTGTGGCAATTTGGGCCACTATGCTTGTGAATGCTCTAAGCCGAAGAAGCTAACATTATTTCTCACTTCTTTGAATATGATTTGCATTTCTAGTACTATATTACTCACTAAATCTTatcttttatggattatagattcGGGATCAACCGTCCATATAGCAAGAGATCGAGGAGCATTTATGGAGTATCGTCGGAGTTTCACTGGTTCTAAGTGGATATATGTGGAAAATAATTTTAGAGTTGAAGTCAAAATTAATGGCACGTGTAAATTGGACTTGCTTGGTGGCCGTGCCTTACTCCTGTATGATGTCCTATATGCTCTTGAAATTCGATGAAACTTGATCTCTGTTGTCTCTCTTATGGATCTAGGATATGTTTTGTATTTTTCTAGCACTGGTCTTGTAATTAATTACGGTACTACTTATTATGGTTATGGATacattatggatgatttttttgtaTTGGATGCTGAACAATGTAGTTATGTTTGTTTTTCTTTAACTTCATTTTCTAGGGCTACTTGTAGAAAATGTGAATGTTTGGTGTGCTAGACTAGAGCATATTGGACAAGATCAAATGAATAGGTTGGCTCGAGAGGGCTTATCGGGTTCTCTCATCAAAGTAAATTTGCTGTGAATCTTGTTTAGTTGGAAAAGCAACAAGAAAATCTTTTGAGAATAGTACGAGAGCCGAGTATCCATTGCAATTAGTGTATTCTGACATATGTGGACCAATGAATGTGAGGATGAGGCATAGTGcctcatattttattacattcatagatgactTTATTCGTTTCGATCATATTTACTTGATTTCTCATAAGTCCCAGGCACTGGAGTACTTCAAACTTTACCTCAATGAGGTCGAGAATCAAttgaaaaagaaagtgaaaaCTTTGAGAACAGAGCAAGGAAGGAAGTATCTATTTGAGCAATTCAAGGAATTGTGTAATGACAAGGGGATAACTAGATAATTAACTATTCCTGAAACTCCACAACAAAATGAAGTTGCTGAGAAGAGGAATAGAATCCTTTTAGAAATAGTTAGGTCTATGATGGCATAAGCAATTTTTCCAATTTCGTATTGGGGGGATGCTTTACTAACCGCTGCCTATATACTTAACTATGTGCCCTCTAAATCCGTCTCTTCCACCCCTTATGAACTATGGACTGGTAGGAGGCCCGACCTAAGTTCATTAAAACCTTGGGGGTGTGCAGCTTATGTTCACGATCTTTTCAGTAAGTTTGGAAAACTAAgttcgagaggaaagaaaagtaTCTTTATAAGATACTCACAATACTCGAAAGGGTATATTTTCTTAGGTAAACAAATAGATGGATGTGTGACTGAGTTTGAGTCTTGAGATGCCATATTTTTGAAAGATGTTTTTCCTAGTAGAGGTGAAATACGCAAAGAGGATATACTTTATGAGTTGGAGGATCCTGACTTCACTAGTGTATGATCTATTATGGGATAACTAAGTTTGTCTCAAACTCCTGAATTGAGTAAGAGAAATTTACCTCTTGAGGCTGTCAAAGAAACACCCCAACCTCCAGTGAGAGGAATTTACTTCTCGAGGCTGTAAGAGAAACACCTTAGCCTCTTGAGCCTAGTGGGAGAAGTAAACGAAAAATCATTCCCCACTGATGTTTTGAAATCGAAGGGGAAGCTTTGATCGTATCACCTCAGGATGATGAGGAACCTCGGACAGTTTTCGAGGCTCTTTCGtgtcctacaaggaaaaaatgaaagaaagcaaTGGAAGAGGAAATGGATTCCATGAAGGTCAATCAAGTCTAGAAACTTGTTGATCCTTCGCCCGACCGCAAGGCAATTGAGAATAAGTAGGTTCTCAAAATCAAATGAAAGGTTGATGGATCCATAAAAATATATAAGGCTCATCTAGTGGTAAAAGGCTACACCCAACAAGAAGGTATAGATTTTGAAGAAACTTTCTCACCGATGGTAAGATTTACGTCGATTCACCTTATTCTAGCCATAATAGTCAGTTGGACTTAGAATTACACCAAATGAACGTTAAGATGGCGTTCTTGAACGGTGAGCTAGATGAAGAAATCTACATGGAGCAACTCGTAGGTCTCATTATTAAAAATCAAGAGCATAAAGTATGTAAATTACAGAGATCTATATATGACCTTAAACAATCATCTAGAGTGTAGTATTTGAGATTTCATCAGGCTATAATCTCCGATGATTTTAAAATGATTGAAGAAGACCACTGTGTTTATGTGAAGCGATCCAAAGATAAATTCATAATCTTGtcactttatgtggatgatatattatTGACTGGAAATGACATGAAATTTCTCCGGTCTGTAAAGGAGTGGTTAGCATCGAACTTTGAGATGAAAGATATGGGAGAAGCGAATTTTATACTTGATGTTAAAATCTATAGAGATCGTTCCAAAAAGCTTTTACCTCTATCACAAGAGtcgtatattaaaaaaatttttgagcgATTTAACATGTCAAATTATAACCTCATGAGACTCCGATCAGAAAAGGCGACAACTTAAACCTCACTATATGTccaaaaaacttcaaaagagagaGAAGTTATATCCAAGCTTAATGTATGcaatgatatgtacacgactagACATATATTATGCCGTTGGTCTTGTAAGTCAGTACCAATCAAATCCTGAAAGTGGACACTGGAAGGCTGTCAAGAGAGTGCTGAGATATCTGAAAGGAACCACAAACTATTGCCTTTATTATCAGGGATCCGATCTGCACTTGATAGGTTACACTGATGCTGATTATGAAGGGGACCTAGACGAGTGTAAATCGACATCAGGATATATATTCTTGCTCGATTATGATGCCATATCTTGGAGTAGCAAGAAACAAACCTATGTATCTCTGTCCACGATGGAAGCAGAATTTATAGCATATTTTGCTGGGATATAAGAAGCTGTTCGGTCATGAAGATTTCTTGAAAATTTAGGAACGTGAAATAATAATGATGGTCCAATGATTATAAATTGTGATAGCCAAGCAGCTATTGCCTTCACTAAAGATCCTAAATATCATAGTCGTATCAAACACATTGATACCAAGTATAATTTTGTTAGAGACATTATTGTATAAAAGAAAATTAGTGTGCAATATATTTCTACACATGAGATGATAGCTAACCCCCTGACGAAACCTATATCTAGAGATGTATTTTTGAGACATATGAGATCTCTGGGCTTGCATAGAATATAATATTGATGTACTATATAATACTTTGTGTATTGTTTATAATCTTTAAATGAATGAATGTTgatgtttatttttcattcaatttGTGCCTATGAGTTTTCTATGTGAGAATTATGATCCACGTGCCCATGAGCTGTCCACGTGAGATCGTTAGACTTAAATACACACGTTGCATATTGGGCGCACAAGAGAAAAGTATGTCTAATAGGCATAAGATTGGCCTTCTCACACAGACAACCACCTCTGACGTTTGTAAAAAACATGCAGAGATGAGACTTCAATCCTCAAAAGAATGAAAAGTCGCCATGATAGTAATTCAAGACGAGGTTATATTagtgaatttatttatgatcaagaTGGATGCGCCTACTATCTATCTTAGCCTATTAGTCATCAGACATGAATTCTCAAGTGAAAGAAATTATGTGGAGCAATTGGAGAACTCAGATTAGATACCGGGATGTATCTGAACTTAAGTCTGCATGGtgctattattaaaaaaattaataacataCGCTctctttgaaagaaaaagaacatCGTAGCATGTGATTCATACCACATGTGATAGTCGACCAATAAGGGAAGTGAGTGGATGGATCCCTGCTTCCTCAGTGTGTGAAACCCTTGAGATTTATAAAATCTTAGTACCCTTTTgacttttgattgttttttcaagTCTTAATTTCAATGATCACTACTTTAGCGTGTTACCGATGGCCATGAGAGATTTGACTTTATGAAACATATCTAGGAAAGCAATTGTGTTGAGACCAATAGACTCAAGTCAGAAAGAAAGACTAATTTTTGTTTATATCTAGAGATATATTCACTGACCAATCAATTATGTTGTCTATGTGAGACATAATTGTGAATATATTATATGAGAAAGATCAAGTATACTCTTTGCGATAGTATGTCATTTGTAAAAATGAGGGATCAAAGATATTTGAACGTGTGTAACAAAATTAGTCTGAAATACGGCAAGAAACGAATAAATCTTTGAGAATTGGATCATTAGTAATTATGTATCCCTAATAGATGCATGATATTATTGCTCTAGTGTACTTGCTAGTTGCATGATCTACTTGTCATGTATGAATGTGTATGAGAGAGAATTTTCACCATGTCAATTCCATCATGTGCGAGTGAGAGATGTTGAAAATCTGGATGGATGCCTATGATAGGTTGATCCAGCCTGATTCAAAAAAGCAGTTTTGTAAACCGCTGAACTGCATGACTTAGTGGCATGTGTGGCACTTTCTTTTGAGTGGGACATGGGCCACGATAGTTTGTGCTAGTGAATGAATATAAAAGGGAATTGCACAGAGACAAAAAATGTGGGGTGCGTGGGCAAAAGTGCTCCGTCCTTCTGTGAGAAAAAAACACAGTGAAGATCTTTTGTCTCTTTGATTTTCCAATGAAAAGATTAAGATTTGTGATCAATTATTTTGTTTGTACAATTTAATCCAATACAATTTTTTTTCTCGTGTGGCATTTAGATGGTGAAAAACACATCCGTTCCATCAATGATCGAGTTCCAATCAGGCCGGTGATCCAATCAAcaaatttgatccaaaaatttGCAAACGCACTGATAGAAACCTGTAAGTTTTGTTTctgatcttttattttcttttggttAGTGATGGATACCATGAGATGGTTTGGATTTATCTTCTCTGTTCATATAATGGCATGTTGATGTAAACGAGTGTTATCGAATCATCGACTGCAACAACAGTTGGTTGCGGGTTTTTGTCTATCTGAACACTACCCTAGGGTCTCATCAATGCCCCAGTTGCTGGAAAATTCTCAacggaaatattttttttctttcaatggaACTTCATGCAGCCAGTTCCAAAACATAAATCTGGGCCCCATCCTTATCAAAAAACTGGACACCCGCATCCATGGCCCCCACCATGTCGGTTTTTCTACAGCTCACCAGATGGCACGGGAGAGGTGAACAATCGTAATTCCATCGCTCCTCTCCTGGCCCAGGCTCCAACAACAAGGAGGAAAAATCACACATGCAGGATTCTAGTAAAACATAAGCTAAATTAGTGCAGAGCAGAAGTTAATCTGCACCGATAGAATAACAAGAAAGTGAAATTGCACTAGTTTCTGTGATAGTAATTTCACAGACCAAGGAAAACCAAGTACACTGGCTCCGTGGTCATGCCATTGTTCTCATACTAAATAGGTTCTCTAATACTAAAACTTTGCTCCAAACACAATCCAATCATTGTGGTTAATCAGGAAAAAAAATATAACCAACATAACCAGCAAAAAAGCATGGGATTGTATGATAGCCACTTTATGCGGGGTTTTGTGGATGGAAAGAAAGAATTGAATATTTCGATTTGAAGCCTCCTCACTCGATAGAGTCAAGCAGCAAATATTCTTTCTTCTGGAAAGCTGGACAATGGTTTCAAGGAatcatttttggaagaaaatgtaGGAGTTCATCACAAAAGCCAGAGGGACTTAGAAACGGATGAGGACTAGTCAAGGGGGATCTTCACCTCTTACGTTATCCCCTCAGTGTGAAATAACATGAAAAAAAACCATCCTGGGATAACATCTGGTTATCGATTTGTCCCACCTTTCTTTTAGGACAAACCCCAGTCGAAAAAGGAACAtgttttttatcttttttgcCCTATCTTAAGTTTGGCTTCATGCCAAACTAGCATTATGTTCTTGAGTTTTTAACTCCACTTAATAAAACACACTGGGTGGATTTTAGCCTTCCTtttacatcaaaaaataaaaaattatatatatgtatgtatgtatatatatatatatatatatatatatataaagtaaacATGCAATGCATATACATGAAAAGCCCACAAACAAAAAAAGGCCTAAATAGTAATTTGTCGGAACTCCATTTTGGAAAGTCAAATGTTGATACTTACAGAACTTTGTGCCCAAAGATGTTATTAGCATTTAACAGAATCGCTGTATCAACTTTCAAACCAGTGGTTTCTTCAGGATGCTACAGTTCTTCAAATCCTTCTTCATCACCTTCTTCCTCTATCCTTTCAAAGTGCATCCACCAGCTCTCCATCTATGATCAGGAAAGAGAAATGCAAGGAAATATTCATGTCAGTTCAGTCCATGCACTTAACAAATGTATATTTAGATTCATCTCAGTTAAAATCTCACGTCAACATAGTGAACGAGGTTTTGCTAGTGGAAAGCACCATGATTATAAACATTGGTATGCACATaaagcaatcaaagttagagccAATTCACAAATACCAGTTTAATAGGGTTACAAGATCAGTATTTTCAGCTTCAATCACAAAGTTTCTTTTCAAAGAAAAAAGAGGATGATTCACACTAAATATGCTGCAATGCTGGTGCTTATCTCCCAATAAGTTATCAGCTCGTGCCTGCATTTACAGGGTGTTTGGAAACCTCATTTCTGCCGCCCAAGTGTGAAAACTATCAATCGTTCCCAAAGTTAATGGGTGACTTTCCAGTATAGTTAAAAAGAGGAGACAGGATAAAAGAAGAAGCCTTAACAGGGGATAGAAACAGTAGACTCATACCCCTATCAAATTGGGATACCATATATCACCAATCATGCTTTATGATAAAATTGGATCTTGTTATGGTTCTAGACTAGGATCACCAAGAAAGTAAGCAAGGACTCCATCTTAGGAAAACATGAGGATGAATAAGCATACATGTGATCTTCCATCTTTTTGCTAGACTCAGGTAGATTAATTAGTCTATGAATGGTGAACCTACTGGACATCCTTGTTATACAATTGCTGCATCATTCTGCACACTTGCTAGCACTCCCTCTAATAGTTCTGGGTTAAAATAGTATTGAAGCTAATGAAAAATGAAATGGAATAGAACAATAAAAGCTTGGATTCATCCAAGTTTTATTACCTGAGCATCAGATAACTGCAACTGTTCTGCAAGGAAAAGAACATTCTCATAAGCTCCTGATGGCGGATCCAAGAGCATGTTTTTTGCAACTTCACCATAGTCAAATACATCAGATCTGAAACCATGACTCATAAAAAGTTTTTCCATGTACTTCTGCACTGTAGCCtgccaaaagaaaagaggaaaaatgcCAAGCAATTATCACAAGTGAAACTGAATGGTCGAAGAAGAGGAATAGAGACTGGCAGTAGAAGAATGAATCAACCATGTTTCCAACTTCTGTCCCCAGCAAACAGAGAGGCAATTCTCCAATTAAAATGCTTCCTTTCATGGCTAAATTGCTGATAGCAAACAAAATGTCTTTCAAGCCTATTGAAGTCAACAGCGGTAGCCCCTGCAAGGAACCTAAATGTCGGTATTTACCCTCATAAGCATGTTATGATAGTAATTGCTAAAGCAGGTCAGGGCTATCTAGAATATATGAGGGACCTCTATGACAGTAGAAGAAGCTGCAAATTGGTAGCTTAAGCTTCTCAACTGACCGTAAATCATTATTTCAACTGGTACAAGAAATTTTCAACTTGTTGATTGCTCTAAAACAAGAACTAGTAAACTGGAATAAACATGCAAGGTGGTGACAAAGTGTCAAGTTAAACAAACTATATGGTTGTAAGTTCTAACGATCTTGTGAGAAATAGTTGTATTGTAAATTGACAGTCCATGTTTCACCTGAAGCACCCATAAACTTGGTTTGTCACCTTTAAAGCCTTTCTCACACAAAATCGCCTGTAAATCAGAAGATTCTAGAGGAACATGGACTAGCATGCAGTTTCTTGAAATTTTAGCTCCTGTACCTATTATATCCAAGGAAAAAAGGGCATGAGGCATGTCATAAGTCCAAAATTTATGACATGATGTATGCATATGTGCTAGAATTTATATGAGAAAGAACACAAGGTAATGGCAAAGAGAATATTCTGAGTTGGCATTGCATCAATTCAATCATCACCATCACCAATTAGCTCTTATGAAAACAGGAAaagtaggaaaaaaaaatatcatgattcctaatgcaccGATTTGACATTAGATTGACCATACATTCCTATCAAATGTCATGCTCTTCATAACAGGGTTTACCAAGTCTCTGTTGCAACCTCTTTAAAGCTGTCTCCCGCTCCTTTTAAggcttttctcctttttttctatcaagatcatggattccttcattaaaaataataataatagttttaaaaaaaaaattgtgatttCTATAGCCACTTCATTTTAAGGCTTCACCACTTCCAGTTACAAATATATTCAACCTCCTTGATCTTGATTAAACCATTTTAATCTATTTTCCACCATTTATGTTtttctaaaactctttcaatatgattttttttgacaGATACAGTAGCAAGCTTATTGATAAAGATTGAAGAACTGTACTAGCATAAGGTCTAAATGAAGCCGGTCAATACATGGAAAGATTGTTCTATAATCCTTCTCTGAAAAAACTTCTATAATCCTTTTCTGAAAAAACCTATCTGCAAAATTATTAGCTTGCATGCATGCacgcaaacatacatacatacatattttatatatatatatatgatcaattgGATATGTTTAACATCATATAGTCTATGAGATTTAGACATAGGACAATTATGACTTAGAGGTTAGTTTCTCATAGATGTCTATTCAGAAATCTTCAAAAAGGTCCCTTCCACCTCCATTTCGTGTTTAGCTTGTTCATATTGTAAGTTAAGCAAACAAAACACCTAGTATCTTCAGTGACATATAATTGTCACCTCTTTCATAGGTACAGATAGCATGAAGATTTTCATAACATTGTTGCTGGATATATATGTAAAGATTCCTAAAGGAAAAGACACCCCAGTCTTAACCGACCCCCATCCCCTTCATGCAATGCATGTATGTTCACACAGAGTATGATCATGAAATAGGGGACTTAAGCATCAAAGATACAGCAACAGAAGCAATAGTGAAATCAAGCCATTAACTTGACATGCGCAACTAATATAATAAGGAGGTTGTTATCTTTGTCCAAATTACAACACCTTCCACACAAGAGATTTACACAATTTGGTACTTGTACAGTCCCCCTCTTCGTGAAAAAACCAAGTTAATCTTTCCTTATGTTGGATCAGACACATGAGCCTCTTAAGTTGAGCATTCTTTATAAAATGTTGATGAGGCTCTCACCGATGTGTCGGCCTTGTTTATTTGTGTATTTTCACAAGTGATCCCCATCGTACTTAGTCACCCAATGAGCCACCTATGTCAACCAACTAGATCCCCTATTTTAGCCAACTAGATCTGCTCCCTTCCCTTATTTGAACAGTACTTGATTAGCTGAACCAACAAGAACAGGGGATACCATCTGCATGTGGAAGTGGCTTTACATTCTTAAGTGAAAAGATAATAACAAGATAGGGACATTGTTTCCATTTGTTTAGACACATCAATTTGTCATTAACTGATATTTGCTTGGGATAAATTTTCTTGGCCATTACAAaatgaaatatccaaaaaaaatggtACAAGATGGATACATTAACTGAGAATTGCTTGGGATTCAAGAGATGAGGAATATCCAGGTCTAACAGTTGCTGGAGAAAAGAGGGTTCAAGTAGATAGAAAGTGGTGAAGAATGGTGGCAGCTTGCTTAGTGATATAGATCTCAAGCATCATGTTCCAAAAAATCCATCAACTCTGGTGCTTTGGTCAGATGAGAGGTGGGCAGCCCTAATTTTCCCATGCTTAATAGCTGGCCATGAGAGCTATAGGATAGGATCTTAGCTTGGCCAagaagggtttcagtcaaagtCTGCAAAACTAATACCAAGAACCATAACTGTACGTCACTGGTTCAGAATGGTACTGTCATATGGTACAATATGTACCCCAAACTGAGACAAGCTTTCAATGCTTCTCTCACTCCTAACAAATGTACAGCCTGAAACAGTGTGATATGGGTAAATATCGGGCAGCATGGGCAGTTCCTGTCTGTTAGGATCAATACAAACTGGTTCAGCTAATATACCAGACCAAACCTCAATAGCATACTGGCACCTTACTGGTAGGGTACAATATGGTCAGTATAGGGTGATACAGGTAGATACGACAGACCTCAGTTTCAGCCTTCCAGTTGgaagatcaaacaatcaaaacaagcaACACCATTGAGGAGGAAAGATGGATGAGGTGGATGGTGTTCATAGCTGTTATAGAAAACAATGGATCCACCATAGTCAGGGAAGACGGAACATGAAGATTAAATGAAAGGGGGAGGGTACATGTTGAAGGCTTGCTATGGCATTACAATGTGCAAGGATGGGCGTGGTTAAGGAAAGGagaagatgaaaaatttaatCATCGCATATTGATATCAACATTTAAAATGGATAGCTATCCAATTTTTGCTATTATAGCTAATTTCTCAAAAATCCTTCTTTATGTATCCTTGTTAAAGTAAATTTGGGATATTTCTGAAAAATCTATGGCCTACCATTTTGACCGAGATAAACCAATAATATTTCTATTCATTTCAATATTGCTCCTTATTTAGATGATTTGCTATCATAGCTTAGAAATTAGACTTTACCATTATCAATCTTTTCCCACTTGAATACCAAAATATCCAACACCAACTTGATTGGGTGATTATGTAAGTGATTCATAGATAAAGGGACATCTCATCGAGTTATTTTCACATCTTGTAGATGTTGACAAGTCTATGAAAGCATTTTTCATACTCcctaatatt
Above is a genomic segment from Elaeis guineensis isolate ETL-2024a chromosome 1, EG11, whole genome shotgun sequence containing:
- the LOC105039855 gene encoding O-methyltransferase 1, chloroplastic isoform X3: MPFSTIGCLLSPVNGHQDMEEQPPVLTTTLSPYHYRLATKFLDDKLLSLVSSMDELRQIVLLTDGMDTRPYRLSWPQPSIVYDVSPGRVFKVASQRLKGTGAKISRNCMLVHVPLESSDLQAILCEKGFKGDKPSLWVLQGLPLLTSIGLKDILFAISNLAMKGSILIGELPLCLLGTEVGNMATVQKYMEKLFMSHGFRSDVFDYGEVAKNMLLDPPSGAYENVLFLAEQLQLSDAQMESWWMHFERIEEEGDEEGFEEL